TTCCCAGATTTTAATTCCCCTACATTAATAACCATGTCTACTTCTGTTGCGCCATCTTTAATTGCTTGCTCTGTTTCAAAAGCTTTTACAGTTGTTGAATTAGCTCCTAGTGGGAAACCAATTACAGTACAAACTTTCACAGTTGTTTCTCTTAAGTTCTCAAAACAATAAGAAACCCAATACGGATTGACGCAAACAGATGCAAAATCATACTCCTTCGCTTCTTCAACCAATTTTTGGATTTGATCTTTCGTTGTATCTGGCTTTAATTGTGTATGATCAATATATTTCGCTAATTTGTTACTCATCTAAAACGTCCTTTCAGAATAAGTTATTGATTAACTATCTTCTCTTGAGCATGTGTTGCATTGTCCATGATCCTAACAAATGTACCCTCATTATATGGATAACCAGACTTCGTAATTTTTACACGGACTATTTTTCCTATCATGTCTGCTGTTCCCTCAAATTGAACTTTCATATAATTATCTGTGTAACCTACGAGCAATTCAGGGTGGTTCTTATCAAGAATACGTTCCTCTGGTATAACTTCCAGAACTTCATTTTCATATTGAGAAGCATATTCCTTTGCTAGTTGATCAGACAATGTAATTAAACGATGAACACGTTGTTCTTTTACTTCTTCTTCAACTTGATTATCCATACGCGCAGCAGGGGTCCCAGTTCTTCTTGAAAACGGGAATACATGCAGCTCTGAATAGCCAATCTCTTTAATGAAATTGTAGGTTTCCATGAACTCTTTTTCTGTTTCACCAGGGAAACCAACAATAACATCTGAAGTAATCGCCAGGCCTGGTAGTGCTTTTCGAATTTTATTTATTTTTTCCTTGTAGAATGCTGTTGAGTATTTTCGGCGCATTCTTGCTAACACGGTATCAGACCCAGCCTGTAGCGGTATATGCAGATGCCTTACAATTTTCTCCGATTTATCCAGCACATCTATAACTTCATCCGTAATTTGGCTTGCTTCAATCGAGGAAATTCGGATCCGTTTCAATCCTTCTACTTGCTCCAATTCACGAAGCAGCATCGCAAAGTTATAGTCCTTCATATCTTCGCCATAGCCTGCTGTATGGATTCCAGTGAGGACAAGCTCTTTATAGCCAGCTTCAACTAATTTTTCTGCTTGTTTGATAACATTTTCAGGATCTCTTGAACGCAATAAGCCACGTGACCATGGAATAATGCAGAATGTACAGAAATTGTTACAGCCTTCTTGAATTTTCAAGGATGCTCGAGTACGGTCTGTGAAAACAGGTACATCCATTTCTTCAAACACACGGTTTTTCATAATATTGGAGACACCATTAACCGGCTCTTTTGTTTCTTGATGTTTTTCAATATGGCTGAAGATATTTTTGCGGTCTTGTGTACCGACTACAACATCAACACCTGGTATTTCCATAATTTCTCCTGGTGACGTTTGAGCATAGCAGCCCGTTACACAAACTACTGCATTCGGGTTTTTACGAATCGCTCTGCGAATTACCTGTCTGCTCTTCTTGTCTCCGGAATTGGTTACAGTACACGTATTGATCACATAAACATCCGAATCATGATCAAAGTCAACACGTTCATAGCCTTTTTCCATAAACATGCGCCAAATTCCTTCTGTTTCGTAATGATTCACTTTACAGCCTAATGTATGAAATGCTACTGTTGGCATTCCGAACACCTCATTTCTTCAAAATGATATGATATACTTGCTAACGCATATAACGCCGCAGTCTCAGTTCTTAAAATACGGGGACCTAGCCGAACGGGATAAAAATCATTTTCTTTCAGAATGCTTACTTCTTTTTCAGAAAATCCTCCTTCTGGGCCGATACAAATTAAGACATTTTGTTCAGGTTCAAATCTACTAACTATATTACCAAATGTATTAGGGTTCGAAACCTTTGCTTCTTCTTCGTATGCAAAAAGCTTCACATGATAGTTTTGACTTTCCTCGATTAACACCTCAAGAGACATTGCTTTTTTCATATCAGGAACTTTATTGCGGTGGCTTTGTTCGCTAGCTTCTTTAATGATTTTTTCAAATCGTTTATGTTTTTTTTCTGCCTTCTTTTGATCCCAGATTGCTATGGAGCGTTCTGCCTGAAATGGAATAAATGCATTCGCCCCAAGTTCTGTGCCCTTTTGAAGTATTAAATCGAATTTATCTCCTTTAGGGATACCCTGTGCAATCGTAATATGAAATGGCAGTTCGGTATTTTCTTCAAGCCATGTTTCAACTATAGCCTGAACTTCATCACTTGCCATTTGCTTAATCTGACAAATGGCAGACCGGCCTTCATTACTATTGCATATGATTTTATCTCCATTATTAAATCGCATGACACGGGTAATATGATGGACATCGTCTCCTGTTATTCGTATTAAATTGCCTTGAAATTGAGAAGCTGGAACGAAATATCTTTGCATATGCACACCCATTTCATGTATATTACGTTTTTTAATTTTTCCTCGCTACAATGGAAATCCAATCTTCCATTTCATTTACAGCTATAATTTCAAAACCCTGATCTGTAAGTTTATCTTTGACAAGCTGTTTTTTATTCTGAATTATTCCAGAGGTTATAAACAACCCACCATTCGCTAAATTATCCCACGCACCATCCACAAAGCGAACAATAATTTCTGCCAATATATTGGAAACAATAATATTAACTTGCTTGTTCACATTGTCAAGCAAGTTATTCTGGGCCGCAACAATCTGGTTATCAAGTTTGTTAAGTTTTGCGTTCAGCTGTGTACTTTTAACCGCTATTTCATCAAGGTCATATGCGTAGATTTCTTTTGCTCCAAGCTTTGCAGCAGCAATACTGAGCACCCCTGAACCACACCCCACATCGATAACTGCATCCCCTTTTGTTAAATAAGTTTCTAAAGCCTGCATGCTTAGTACTGTTGTAGGGTGCGTACCAGTACCAAAAGCCATACCCGGGTCCAGTTCAATAATAATTTCATCACTGGATACCGGTGTATATTCTTCCCATGTTGGTGTTATAGTAATCTTTTTGGAGATTTTCACAGGTTTATAATATTTTTTCCACGCTGTAGCCCATTCTTCCTCATTAACTTCACTCAAGGATACATGATTTTTACCCAAATCAATATCATAAATCAATAAATTATTGATTGCTTGTTTAATTTGTTCCACGGTTTCTCCCAGAAAGCTATTCATAGGTAAATAAGCCTTAATTCGAACCCCTTCTTCAGGATATTCATTTGGATCCAAATCATAGATTTCGCCGTAAACATTGTCGCGTACTTTTATTAAATCTTGTGGGTCCTCAATTACTAATCCACTTGCACCTGTTTCATGTAAAATATTAGAAATCGGTTCAATTGCTTCATTTGTCGTATGAATACAAATCTCTGACCATTTCATTATTTATTCACCCATTTCATTGGATAGTGAACCTCTTGGAGAAGATGCTTCACCAAAATATGTAGACGATGCTGCTAAGCAACATCGTTAATCACCTTTAAACGCCTTTTTAAAACGCTGAAAAATATTTTCATCCTGCTCATCTGTAGAATCATTTCCACCAATTTCATTGAATTCACGAAGCAGTTCTTTTTGTCTATCTGTCAATTGTGTAGGCGTCATTACCTTCACTTTAATATGCTGATCTCCTTGACCGCGGCCACGCACATTCGGTGCACCTTTACCTTTCAGGCGGAATGTTTTCCCTGTTTGTGTTCCTGCAGGTATTTTCAATTTCACTTTTCCATGCACAGTAGGAACTTCCACTTCGTCTCCTAGGGCTGCTTGTGTAAATGTTAATGGCAGTTCACAGAAAATATGATCTCCTTCACGTATAAAGAAATCATCCTGTCTAATTTGAATAACAACAAATAAATCACCCGCTGGGCCACCATTTTTACCTGGCTCACCTTTTCCAGATACTCGAATTTGCTGTCCTTCATCAATTCCTGCAGGTATATTGATGTGAATTTTTTTGTTCTTTTTCACCCTGCCTGTTCCACCACATGTATTACATTTATCCGGAATGATACTGCCGGTACCATTACAATAATGACACACTCTGCGGTTAACAACACGACCAAAAGGCGTATTCTGTTCTTGGTTTAATTGTCCAGACCCATTACAATGCGAACAAGTCTTTTTGCTCGTACCTGGCTTGGCACCAGATCCACTGCATGTATCGCATTTTTCTTCACTCGGAATTGTTATATCTGTTTCTTTACCAAAGATAGCTTCTTCAAAATCTAATATCATCGTATATTGCAAATCTGCTCCCTGTTGAGGAGCATTTGGATCACGCGTGCGTCCTCCACCACCGAAGAACATATCGAATATATCGCCAAAGCCACCGAAATCTTGTGCTCCACCGCCAAAACCACCAAAGCCTTGACCACTCGCCCCTGCATGACCAAATTGATCATATTGCGCACGCTTCTGTTCGTCACTCAGCACTTCATATGCTTCTTTTGCTTCTTTAAATTTATCGGCTGCATCTTCAGCCTTATTTACATCCGGGTGATACTTCCTTGCCAATTTCCGATAGGATTTTTTAATATCTTCTTTTGAAGCATTTTTTTCTACTCCAAGTACGTCATAATAATCTCGCTTGCTCAACCTTTTTCACTCTCCCGACACACTATAGCATAGGTTTTATCATATCATCAATGTTTGCTTAATAGCAAATCATGATTTCTTTACACGGATGTTTAGTACCAAGACGTTGCATACTTTGCTGATCACGGTCCTTTTCATCCTTCCTTTTGAACACGTACTTTAAAAAAGTCAAAGTCAAGAGAATCCTGACTTTGACTTTTCGTTGGGTCTATCTATTATTCATTACTTACTTTTTATCGTTGTCATCTTCAACTTCAGAGTAGTCTGCATCAACAACATCATCACTTGAATCATTTGCTTCCTGCCCTTGCTGTGCTCCAGCATCTTGTTGCATTTGCTCATACAACTTAACAGACAATTGTTGGACGTGCTCTTGCAATGCTTCTTTTTTCTCTTTAATTTGGTCTATATCATTTGCTTCGATTGCAGCTTTTAGCTCATCCTTTGCTGACTCTGCTTTTTGTTTATCGTCTTCAGATACTTTATCTCCAAGATCTTTAATTGTTTTATCAGTAGTAAAGATTAATTGATCTGCTTCGTTGCGCAGTTCTACTTCTTCACGACGCTTTTTATCAGCTTCTGCATTTTCTTCAGCGTCTTTTACCATTTTATCTATTTCTTCTTCAGATAAACCTGAAGATGATTGGATTGTGATAGATTGTTCTTTATTCGTACCCATATCTTTCGCACGCACATTTACAATACCATTTGCATCGATATCGAAAGAAACTTCAATTTGTGGAATTCCTCTTGGTGCTGGTGGAATATCCGTTAATTGGAAACGTCCTAATGTTTTATTGTCTGCAGCCATTTCTCTTTCCCCTTGCAGAACATGGATATCAACAGCTGTTTGATTGTCAGCAGCGGTTGAGAACACTTGCGAATGACTTGTAGGAATTGTTGTATTACGTTCAATTAATTTCGTAAATACAGATCCCATTGTTTCAATACCTAGTGAAAGTGGTGTTACATCAAGTAATACAACGTCTTTTACGTCGCCTTGCAATACCCCGCCCTGAATTGCAGCACCTAATGCTACAACCTCATCCGGGTTAACACCTTTAGACGGCTCTTTGCCGATTTCTTTTTTAATTGCTTCTTGAACAGCTGGGATACGCGTTGAACCACCAACTAGAATTACTTTATGAATTTCATTTGTTGATAATCCTGCGTCTGATAGTGCTTTACGTGTTGGAATCATTGTACGTTCAACAAGATCAGAAGATAATTCTTCAAATTTGGCACGTGTTAAATTCATTTCCAGGTGCAATGGTCCTGCTTCGCCAGCAGTGATAAATGGCAATGATATCTGTGTTTGTGATACACCGGAAAGATCTTTTTTCGCTTTCTCTGCAGCATCTTTCAATCGTTGTATAGCCATTTTATCCTTTGATAAGTCAATTCCGTTTTCTTTTCTAAATTCTTCAACCATGTGGTTAATGATTACATCATCAAAATCATCTCCACCTAGGCGATTATCACCTGCAGTTGAAATTACTTCAAATGTACCATCACCAATATCTAAAATGGATACGTCAAATGTACCACCGCCAAGGTCATACACTAAAATTGTTTGATCTTGATCATCTTTATCAATACCATATGCTAATGCTGCAGCAGTTGGTTCGTTAATAATACGCTCAACTTCAAGACCAGCTATTTTACCAGCATCTTTTGTAGCTTGGCGCTCAGCATCATTAAAATAAGCCGGAACAGTAATTACTGCTTTATCAACTTTTTCACCAATATAATCCTCTGCATAAGATTTGATATATTGTAAAATAATCGCTGAGATTTCTTGTGGCGTATATTCTTTATCTTCAATTTTGACTTTGTAGTCTGTTCCCATATGACGTTTAATGGATTGAATAGTGTTCGGGTTTGTAATTGCTTGACGTTTTGCAACTTCCCCTACTTGTCTTTCCCCATTTTTAAACGCTACAACTGATGGAGCTGTTCGGTTACCTTCCGGATTTGGAATAACTACAGCTTCGCCGCCTTCCATTACCGCAACACATGAATTAGTTGTTCCTAAGTCAATACCAATAATTTTACTCATAATTACAATGTCCTCCTTAAACTACCTATCCGATTATTTATTAACTTTAACCATTGCTGGACGGATTACGCGATCTTTTAATAGATACCCTTTTTGTAATTCTTCTACAACAATATTCGGTTCAAACTCATCGTCTTCGGTTTGCATTACTGCATGATGCAGATTAGGATCAAACGTTTTTCCTTCTGTTTCAATCACTTCAACACCCTGCGATTTTAACGCATCCTGAAATTGACGATATACCATCGTAATTCCATCAAAAAGACTTGAATTTGCATCTGTAACTTCTACTTGCAGAGCTCTTTCAAAGTTATCCAGAGCCGGAAGCAGTTCATTAATTAAATCCTGGGATTTATATTTGCGTTCCGCTTCTTTCTCTTTTTGAGATCGTTTTTTGAAGTTATCATATTCAGCCTGAATGCGCAGCATTCGGTTGAATACTTCTTCCTTTTCTGCTTTCAGTGCCTCATTTTCTGTTTTAAGTTCTTCCATGCTAGCTGAATCCGTTTCGGTTGATTCCGTTATTTCTTGGTCAGCGGAATCAATAACTTCAACTTCTTCATTGGTGATGGATCTATCATCTGTAACTGCATCTTTATTTTGATCTTCCACCAATGCCACCTCCATATTAAAAAATTCGTAGAAAAAAACTGCATCTGCCAAGGCTTTAAGCAAATGACTTTTCCTCTGTTAACGTTAATAGAAAAGTTTATATCTTCCTATTTGCCAAGTAAGACTATATCATGAATAGCATTTTAATGAAACTATATTTGTAACCGGACTAGTACAGATGCTAGACCTGCGATATTATTGATTCATTTATGCATCATCATCATTTTTGTACCACATGTACAATGCGTCTGTCATCTCATTTGACAGACCTTTCAGGAGTGTGATGACCTTCCTGTACTCCATACGTGTAGGTCCAAGCAGCGCAATGGTCCCCATGTGGTCACCTTCCATGTGGTAAGAAGCAGTGATCAAACTTAAATCTTTAATCGCTTCTACTTCATTTTCATTACCAATCGTTACTTCAATACCACTCTTCGTATTTTTAAGTAAATTGGCGATCTCATCTTCTTTTTCCATCATGGTAAAAAAAGAGCGTATTTTATCGACATCGTTAAACTCAGGCTGCATTAGAATATTGGACTTACCTCCAATATACAGTTTGACAGGATGCTCATTCAAGAAAACAGATTTCAAATAGGCAAAGGATGTGTCAAAATCATCAATATACATCTTCATCAATTGAGCAATTTCTGTCGATAATTTTTCCTGCAATTGAACAATCGGTACTCCCCTTAGTCGGTCATTCATTATATTTACCATTTTTTCCAGATCCGAGGCACGGATCTTTTCAGGTATTGAAAACGATCGATGCTCCACATGACCTGTATTCGTAACAAGAATTGCTACAGCGGTATGGGTCGTAAGCGGGAGTATTTGTATTTGTTTCAGTTTCGTCTCAAACATCTCTGGACCGAGTATAATTGATGTGTAGCTCGTAAGCTTCGACAAAACCTCTGCAGACATTTGTACGATTTGTTCAAATTCAAAAAAGCCTTCGTCAATAATATTTTTAATTATCGTTACTTCATTATGACTCGAACCTAATCCTGGACCTATCAGATGATCTACGTAATAACGATAGCCTTTTTCTGACGGAACCCTCCCTGAAGAAGTGTGGGTTTTTTCCAGGAAACCCAATTCTTCTAAATCTGCCATTTCATTCCTAATTGTTGCTGCACTATATGGAAGATTTTCTTTCTTGGAAAGTGCCCGAGACCCAATGGGATGCGCTGAATCAATGA
This region of Oceanobacillus sp. FSL K6-2867 genomic DNA includes:
- the grpE gene encoding nucleotide exchange factor GrpE, whose amino-acid sequence is MEDQNKDAVTDDRSITNEEVEVIDSADQEITESTETDSASMEELKTENEALKAEKEEVFNRMLRIQAEYDNFKKRSQKEKEAERKYKSQDLINELLPALDNFERALQVEVTDANSSLFDGITMVYRQFQDALKSQGVEVIETEGKTFDPNLHHAVMQTEDDEFEPNIVVEELQKGYLLKDRVIRPAMVKVNK
- the dnaJ gene encoding molecular chaperone DnaJ, with the translated sequence MSKRDYYDVLGVEKNASKEDIKKSYRKLARKYHPDVNKAEDAADKFKEAKEAYEVLSDEQKRAQYDQFGHAGASGQGFGGFGGGAQDFGGFGDIFDMFFGGGGRTRDPNAPQQGADLQYTMILDFEEAIFGKETDITIPSEEKCDTCSGSGAKPGTSKKTCSHCNGSGQLNQEQNTPFGRVVNRRVCHYCNGTGSIIPDKCNTCGGTGRVKKNKKIHINIPAGIDEGQQIRVSGKGEPGKNGGPAGDLFVVIQIRQDDFFIREGDHIFCELPLTFTQAALGDEVEVPTVHGKVKLKIPAGTQTGKTFRLKGKGAPNVRGRGQGDQHIKVKVMTPTQLTDRQKELLREFNEIGGNDSTDEQDENIFQRFKKAFKGD
- the mtaB gene encoding tRNA (N(6)-L-threonylcarbamoyladenosine(37)-C(2))-methylthiotransferase MtaB; translated protein: MPTVAFHTLGCKVNHYETEGIWRMFMEKGYERVDFDHDSDVYVINTCTVTNSGDKKSRQVIRRAIRKNPNAVVCVTGCYAQTSPGEIMEIPGVDVVVGTQDRKNIFSHIEKHQETKEPVNGVSNIMKNRVFEEMDVPVFTDRTRASLKIQEGCNNFCTFCIIPWSRGLLRSRDPENVIKQAEKLVEAGYKELVLTGIHTAGYGEDMKDYNFAMLLRELEQVEGLKRIRISSIEASQITDEVIDVLDKSEKIVRHLHIPLQAGSDTVLARMRRKYSTAFYKEKINKIRKALPGLAITSDVIVGFPGETEKEFMETYNFIKEIGYSELHVFPFSRRTGTPAARMDNQVEEEVKEQRVHRLITLSDQLAKEYASQYENEVLEVIPEERILDKNHPELLVGYTDNYMKVQFEGTADMIGKIVRVKITKSGYPYNEGTFVRIMDNATHAQEKIVNQ
- the dnaK gene encoding molecular chaperone DnaK encodes the protein MSKIIGIDLGTTNSCVAVMEGGEAVVIPNPEGNRTAPSVVAFKNGERQVGEVAKRQAITNPNTIQSIKRHMGTDYKVKIEDKEYTPQEISAIILQYIKSYAEDYIGEKVDKAVITVPAYFNDAERQATKDAGKIAGLEVERIINEPTAAALAYGIDKDDQDQTILVYDLGGGTFDVSILDIGDGTFEVISTAGDNRLGGDDFDDVIINHMVEEFRKENGIDLSKDKMAIQRLKDAAEKAKKDLSGVSQTQISLPFITAGEAGPLHLEMNLTRAKFEELSSDLVERTMIPTRKALSDAGLSTNEIHKVILVGGSTRIPAVQEAIKKEIGKEPSKGVNPDEVVALGAAIQGGVLQGDVKDVVLLDVTPLSLGIETMGSVFTKLIERNTTIPTSHSQVFSTAADNQTAVDIHVLQGEREMAADNKTLGRFQLTDIPPAPRGIPQIEVSFDIDANGIVNVRAKDMGTNKEQSITIQSSSGLSEEEIDKMVKDAEENAEADKKRREEVELRNEADQLIFTTDKTIKDLGDKVSEDDKQKAESAKDELKAAIEANDIDQIKEKKEALQEHVQQLSVKLYEQMQQDAGAQQGQEANDSSDDVVDADYSEVEDDNDKK
- a CDS encoding 16S rRNA (uracil(1498)-N(3))-methyltransferase; the encoded protein is MQRYFVPASQFQGNLIRITGDDVHHITRVMRFNNGDKIICNSNEGRSAICQIKQMASDEVQAIVETWLEENTELPFHITIAQGIPKGDKFDLILQKGTELGANAFIPFQAERSIAIWDQKKAEKKHKRFEKIIKEASEQSHRNKVPDMKKAMSLEVLIEESQNYHVKLFAYEEEAKVSNPNTFGNIVSRFEPEQNVLICIGPEGGFSEKEVSILKENDFYPVRLGPRILRTETAALYALASISYHFEEMRCSECQQ
- the prmA gene encoding 50S ribosomal protein L11 methyltransferase, translating into MKWSEICIHTTNEAIEPISNILHETGASGLVIEDPQDLIKVRDNVYGEIYDLDPNEYPEEGVRIKAYLPMNSFLGETVEQIKQAINNLLIYDIDLGKNHVSLSEVNEEEWATAWKKYYKPVKISKKITITPTWEEYTPVSSDEIIIELDPGMAFGTGTHPTTVLSMQALETYLTKGDAVIDVGCGSGVLSIAAAKLGAKEIYAYDLDEIAVKSTQLNAKLNKLDNQIVAAQNNLLDNVNKQVNIIVSNILAEIIVRFVDGAWDNLANGGLFITSGIIQNKKQLVKDKLTDQGFEIIAVNEMEDWISIVARKN
- the hrcA gene encoding heat-inducible transcriptional repressor HrcA produces the protein MLTERQLTILQVIIDDFIDSAHPIGSRALSKKENLPYSAATIRNEMADLEELGFLEKTHTSSGRVPSEKGYRYYVDHLIGPGLGSSHNEVTIIKNIIDEGFFEFEQIVQMSAEVLSKLTSYTSIILGPEMFETKLKQIQILPLTTHTAVAILVTNTGHVEHRSFSIPEKIRASDLEKMVNIMNDRLRGVPIVQLQEKLSTEIAQLMKMYIDDFDTSFAYLKSVFLNEHPVKLYIGGKSNILMQPEFNDVDKIRSFFTMMEKEDEIANLLKNTKSGIEVTIGNENEVEAIKDLSLITASYHMEGDHMGTIALLGPTRMEYRKVITLLKGLSNEMTDALYMWYKNDDDA